The Sus scrofa isolate TJ Tabasco breed Duroc chromosome X, Sscrofa11.1, whole genome shotgun sequence genome has a segment encoding these proteins:
- the ZNF275 gene encoding zinc finger protein 275, with the protein MGEDAQSQDTASTSSPRAGEPSAEVKQSGDSEGRGGSPQNPPVEHHFACKECGDAFRLKVLLVQHQRIHSEEKGWECGDCGEVFRGASEFNEHRKSHAAPEPRPGPSRALDEAAAKGEQMEREAKPFECDECGKRFKKNAGLSQHLRVHSREKPFGCEECGRAFKVNTHLFRHQKLHTSEKPFACKTCSRDFLDRQELLKHQRMHTGHLPFDCDDCGKSFRGVNGLAEHQRIHSGAKPYGCPHCGKLFRRSSELTKHRRIHTGEKPYACGQCGKAFRQSSSLLEHQRIHTGERPYACGDCGKAFRGPSDLIKHRRIHSGLKPYECDTCGKAFRRSSGLSRHRRTHSGARRCECSECGRVFKRRSALQKHQPSHHE; encoded by the coding sequence ATGGGTGAAGACGCCCAGTCGCAGGATACGGCGTCCACCAGCTCCCCGAGGGCGGGCGAGCCCAGCGCCGAGGTCAAACAGAGCGGGGACtcggaggggcggggagggagccCGCAGAACCCGCCTGTGGAGCATCACTTTGCCTGTAAAGAGTGTGGGGATGCCTTTCGGCTCAAAGTCCTGCTGGTGCAGCACCAGAGAATTCACAGCGAGGAGAAGGGCTGGGAGTGCGGCGACTGCGGGGAGGTCTTCCGGGGGGCGTCGGAGTTCAACGAGCACCGCAAGAGCCACGCGGCCCCCGAGCCCCGGCCCGGCCCCAGCCGCGCCCTGGATGAAGCGGCGGCGAAGGGGGAGCAGATGGAGAGGGAGGCGAAGCCCTTCGAGTGCGATGAGTGCGGCAAGAGGTTCAAGAAGAACGCGGGCCTCAGTCAGCACCTGCGTGTGCACAGCAGGGAGAAGCCCTTTGGCTGCGAGGAGTGTGGGCGCGCCTTCAAAGTGAACACCCACCTCTTCCGACACCAGAAGCTGCACACCTCGGAAAAGCCCTTCGCCTGCAAGACGTGCAGCCGGGATTTCCTGGACCGCCAGGAGCTGCTCAAGCACCAGCGAATGCACACCGGCCACCTGCCCTTCGACTGCGACGACTGCGGCAAGTCCTTCCGAGGGGTCAACGGCCTGGCCGAGCACCAGCGCATCCACAGCGGGGCCAAGCCCTACGGCTGCCCGCACTGCGGCAAGCTCTTCCGGAGGAGCTCGGAGCTCACCAAGCACCGGCGCAtccacacgggcgagaagccctACGCGTGCGGCCAGTGCGGCAAGGCCTTCCGGCAGAGCTCCAGCCTCCTGGAGCACCAGCGCATCCACACCGGCGAGCGGCCCTACGCCTGCGGCGACTGCGGCAAGGCCTTCCGCGGGCCCTCCGACCTGATCAAGCACCGGCGCATCCACAGCGGACTGAAGCCCTACGAGTGCGACACGTGCGGGAAGGCCTTCCGCAGGAGCTCCGGCCTGAGTCGCCATCGCAGGACCCACAGCGGAGCGAGGCGCTGCGAGTGCAGCGAGTGTGGCCGCGTGTTCAAGAGGCGGTCGGCGCTGCAGAAGCATCAGCCCAGCCACCACGAGTAA
- the PNMA6F gene encoding paraneoplastic antigen-like protein 6B — protein sequence MALAMLRDWCRWMGVKAQRALLILGIPDDCEDQEFLEDQEFQEAVRAALRPLGRYRVLGKVFRKELGCRVALVEFADSFNRSLIPQQIRGRGGPWTVVFLPQAPDSESQERPNSPAQAQRQAVAGGAGEAGVLGEVGASGEAGAAGETEDAGETEDAGVAGDAGEAGAAGETEDAGEAGAADAAGAEAEAGAAGAAGAEAEAGAEDEAGLSDEEGAAGDTGVAGVAGSLSMAGAAGEAGAPGEGAGAMGYEELRAFSGLGEPGGGEESFESWLDHANDMLYLWRHVSERERRRRLVESLGGPALDLLCGLLAQDADMAAQDCLAALVQVFGDQDSPVTARLRFATCAQRPQETLFAYVMRLEGLLQAAVETEAIHPATADQARARQVLMRARPNDTLQTKLRRLRLERRPPGFVGLLRLIRESEAWEAEPAASEQGHGEEEARAGIAGLAAARRAPARDVAAQGTAAEGTLAFPAREDSGQAALSKEGGAQAPPAREEAGVAVPAAAAAEAGEAAPEARGAASVAPAPGETSQASREVGSAPAPAGLGQAGSSDAPGAPITAWTARVSPAAPGGPGCEPDDLDQEAEEPPRRGSNSTPRSRETRTGLPTPAPPESFSGQ from the coding sequence ATGGCGCTGGCGATGCTGCGGGATTGGTGCAGGTGGATGGGCGTGAAGGCTCAGCGCGCTCTGCTCATCCTGGGCATCCCGGATGACTGCGAGGACCAGGAGTTCCTGGAGGACCAGGAGTTCCAGGAGGCCGTGCGGGCAGCCCTGCGGCCCCTGGGCCGGTACCGAGTGCTGGGCAAGGTCTTCAGAAAGGAGCTGGGGTGCCGGGTGGCCTTGGTCGAGTTTGCCGACAGTTTCAACAGAAGTTTGATCCCCCAGCAAATACGAGGCCGGGGGGGACCGTGGACTGTGGTCTTCCTGCCCCAGGCTCCTGACTCGGAGTCACAGGAGAGACCCAATTCCCCTGCACAGGCCCAGAGACAAGCAGTGGCTGGTGGGGCAGGTGAGGCAGGAGTCCTGGGCGAGGTAGGAGCTTCGGGTGAGGCAGGAGCTGCAGGTGAGACAGAAGATGCAGGTGAGACAGAAGATGCAGGTGTGGCAGGAGATGCAGGTGAGGCAGGAGCTGCAGGTGAGACAGAAGATGCAGGTGAGGcaggagctgcagatgcagcaggagcagaggctgaggcaggagctgcaggtgcagcagggGCGGAGGCTGAGGCAGGAGCTGAAGATGAAGCAGGGCTGTCAGATGAGGAGGGCGCTGCAGGGGACACAGGAGTGGCAGGTGTGGCAGGATCTTTGAGTATGGCGGGCGCCGCGGGCGAGGCAGGCGCTCCAGGTGAGGGGGCAGGAGCCATGGGCTACGAGGAACTGAGAGCCTTCTCTGGGCTGGGAGAGCCAGGCGGCGGGGAAGAGTCCTTCGAGAGCTGGCTGGACCACGCCAACGACATGCTGTACCTGTGGCGCCACGTGTCCGAGagggagcggcggcggcggctggtGGAGAGCCTGGGCGGCCCCGCGCTGGACCTCCTGTGCGGCCTCCTGGCGCAAGATGCCGACATGGCCGCGCAGGACTGCCTGGCCGCGCTGGTGCAGGTGTTTGGGGACCAGGACAGCCCGGTGACCGCGCGGCTCAGGTTCGCGACGTGCGCCCAGCGGCCGCAGGAGACGCTCTTTGCCTACGTGATGCGCCTGGAAGGCCTGCTGCAGGCGGCCGTGGAGACGGAGGCCATCCACCCGGCCACGGCCGACCAGGCGCGCGCCCGGCAGGTGCTGATGCGGGCGCGGCCCAACGACACGCTCCAGACCAAGCTGAGGAGGCTGCGGCTGGAGCGGAGGCCCCCTGGCTTCGTGGGCCTGCTGCGCCTCATCCGCGAGAGCGAGGCGTGGGAGGCCGAGCCGGCTGCGAGCGAGCAGGGGCACGGGGAAGAAGAGGCCCGCGCGGGCATCGCAGGCCTGGCCGCCGCCCGGCGCGCCCCGGCCCGTGACGTCGCCGCCCAGGGCACCGCTGCAGAGGGCACCCTGGCCTTCCCGGCCCGGGAAGACAGCGGCCAGGCTGCCCTTTCCAAGGAAGGTGGCGCCCAGGCGCCCCCAGCCCGGGAAGAGGCCGGTGTGGCAGttcctgccgccgccgccgccgaggcTGGCGAGGCCGCCCCTGAAGCCCGAGGTGCTGCCAGCGtggcccctgcccctggggagaCCAGCCAGGCCTCCCGGGAAGTCGGAAGTGCTCCTGCCCCTGCGGGCCTAGGTCAGGCAGGATCCTCAGACGCCCCCGGGGCCCCCATCACTGCCTGGACGGCCAGGGTTTCTCCTGCGGCCCCAGGAGGTCCTGGCTGTGAGCCAGATGACCTTGACCAGGAGGCCGAGGAGCCCCCGAGGAGGGGCTCAAACTCAACCCCGAGGAGCCGGGAAACGAGGACGGGGCTTCCGACACCAGCCCCCCCTGAGTCCTTCTCCGGCCAATAG